In Allocoprobacillus halotolerans, a genomic segment contains:
- a CDS encoding MerR family transcriptional regulator: MKTHEVEEMLGITKQSLIYYEKEGLIHPLRQENNYRDYTQKDIDLLKLILLLRSMEVTIDEIKLILNNQLSIRNVLEQKKDFIHDSQKS; this comes from the coding sequence ATGAAGACACATGAAGTTGAAGAAATGCTAGGTATCACAAAACAATCATTAATTTATTATGAAAAAGAAGGATTGATTCATCCTTTACGTCAAGAAAACAATTATCGTGATTATACACAAAAAGATATTGATCTTTTGAAACTAATTTTATTGTTGCGTTCTATGGAAGTAACAATAGATGAAATTAAGCTTATCTTGAATAATCAATTATCTATTAGAAATGTTTTAGAACAAAAAAAGGATTTTATTCATGATTCACAAAAAAGTTAG
- a CDS encoding NUDIX hydrolase, whose amino-acid sequence MKVQFYESVNDDLLKFAVIIAKYHDKWVFCKHKQRQTFEIPGGHRESHESILDCAKRELYEETGALDFSIEPICVYSVIGKNRVNQTSEESFGMLYYACIQKLDNELHSEMEKIVLLDNLPENWTYPLIQPLLIEEFQRRELL is encoded by the coding sequence ATGAAAGTACAGTTTTATGAAAGTGTCAATGATGATTTATTAAAATTTGCAGTGATTATTGCTAAATATCATGATAAATGGGTGTTTTGTAAACATAAACAAAGACAAACTTTTGAGATTCCTGGTGGACATAGAGAATCACATGAAAGTATTTTAGATTGTGCTAAAAGAGAATTGTATGAAGAAACAGGAGCTTTAGATTTTTCTATCGAACCTATCTGTGTTTATTCAGTGATTGGTAAAAACAGAGTAAATCAGACAAGTGAAGAATCTTTTGGAATGTTGTATTATGCTTGTATCCAAAAACTTGATAATGAATTACATAGTGAAATGGAAAAAATTGTTTTATTAGACAATTTACCTGAAAATTGGACTTATCCTTTGATTCAACCTTTACTCATTGAAGAATTTCAACGTAGAGAATTACTATAA